In Oryzias latipes chromosome 15, ASM223467v1, the sequence TGGATGCGGACATCAATGCACCAAATGCTGATGTTTCTGTGCCAAAAATAGAAGGTAAAATCAACACTCCAGATGCTGACATTAACTTGCCAAAGGCAGAATTTAAAGGTGCTGATCTGGAAGTGGAAACCCCCAATGTAAATGCAGAAGCTCCTTCCGGGAAAATCAACTGGCCTCATTTGAAATGGAAAAAGCCAAAATTACATAACCCAAAAGGAAGCTTTGACATAAATGAAGATCTTGATGCACCAGAATTAAATCTCACAGCTCCAAAGGTGGAAGGTGCCGTTAACTTGCCCAACGCCGAGTTGAATCTACCAAATGCTGAAGTCAAGACTCCGGATTTGGATGTTAACGGACCTGATCTTGAGGTCAACGCTCCCTCTGGGAAAATTAACTGGCCTCATATGAAGTTGAAAAAGCCCAAAGTGCATGGACCAAAAGTTGACGTAGATCCAAATTTGACCACACCAGATGTTGATCTCTCAGCCCCAAAAATTGAAGGTGAAGTAAATGTTCCTGATGTTGATGTTAAATTGCCAAAGGCAGAAATTGGCACTCCAAAAGTTGATTTGGAAGCGCCCTCAGGTAAACACAAATGGTTTACCTTTAAGAAACAGAAGACCGGCTCACTGAACAGCCCAACACTTGACATTGATGCAGATGTGAAAGTTCCTGATGTAGACGTCCAAGGACCTGATGTGAATTTGAAAGCACCAGATGTAAATCTCTCAGGCCCAAAACTTGGAGGTGAAGTAAATGTTCCTGATGTTGATGTCAAATTGCCAAAGGCAGAAATTGGCACACCAAAAGTTGATTTGGAAGCGCCCTCAGGTAAACACAAATGGTTTACCTTAAAGAAACAGAAGACCGGCTCACTGAACAGCCCAACACTTGACATTGATGCAGATGTGAAAGTTCCTGATGTAGACGTCCACAGACCTGATGTGAATTTGAAAGCACCAGATATAAATCTCTCTGCACCAAAAGTTAAAGGCGAAGTTGAGGCTCCAAACGTCAAAATCAACATGCCAAATGCTGACATCAAAAGTCCAGATGTGGATCTTAAAGGTCTAGATGCAAACATTGAGCCACCTGATGCTAAAATCAAGTCACCCAAATTAAAACTTCCAAAATTCAAGAGTAAAAAACCTAAAGCTCCTGAGCTGAATGTTGATCCAATAGCACCAGAAATTAGCGCCAATGTTGACTTGCCCAAAGCAAATATAAATTCACCAAATGTGGATCTAAAAGCCCCAGACGTCTCTCTGTCTGCTCCAAAAATAAAAGGTGATGTCAATGCTCCAGATATTGACATTAAACTACCAAAAGCTGACCTCAACGGCCCTGATGTTGACATTCAAGCTCCTGAAGTTGAAACTGGAAAAGTCAAGTTCCCTAAAATTAAATTTCCAAAGTTTGGTGGGTCTGGACCAAAAGTGAAGGGACCAGAAGTGGATTCCAATTTCGCACCTCCAGATCTTGACTTGTCACTTCCTGATGTGACTGCAAAACTCCCTGAAGCAAGTGTAACAGCTCCTGACATTGATGCCAAAGTGAACCTCcccagagcagaaataaatccaCCTAAGGTGGATTTAAAAACCCCAGACGTCTCTCTGTCTGCTCCAAAAATAAAAGGTGATGTCAATGCTCCAGATGTTGACATTAAACTACCAAAAGCTGACCTCAACGGCCCTGATGTTGACATTCAAGCTCCTGAAGTTGAAACTGGAAAAGTCAAGTTCCCTAAAATTAAATTTCCAAAGTTTGGTGGCTCTGGACCAAAAGTGAAGGGACCAGAAGTTGATGCCAATATTACACCTCCAGATCTTGACTTGTCACTTGCTGATGTGACTGCTAAACTCCCTGAAGCAAGTATAACAGCTCCTGACATTGATGCCAAAGTGGACCTACCCAAAGCAGATATAAATGCACCAAAGGTGGATTTGAGAACCCCAGACGTCTCTCTGTCTgctccaaaaataaaagctgaccTCAATGGCCCTGATGTTGACATTCAAGCTCCTGAAGTTGAAACTGGAAAAGTCAAGTTCCCTAAAATTAAATTTCCAAAGTTTGGTGGCTCTGGACCAAAAGTGAAGGGACCAGAAGTTGATGCCAATTTCGCACCTCCAGATCTTGACTTGTCACTTGCTGATGTGACTGCTAAACTCCCTGAAGCAAGTGTAACGGCCCCTAACATTGATGCCAAAGTGGACCTCCCCAGAGCAGATATAAATGCACCTAAGGTGGATTTGAAAACCCCAGACGTCTCTCTGTCTGCTCCAAAAATAAAAGGTGAAGTCAATGCTCCAGATGTTGACATTAAACTACCAAAAGCTGACCTCAACGGCCCTGATGTTGAAATTCAAGCTCCTGAAGCTGATATGGGAAAAATCAAGTTCCCTAAAATTAAATTTCCAAAGTTTGGTGGGTCTGACCTATCCCAGCCTGGAGTTGATGCTAAGCTCCCTCAAGCAGACATAACAGCACCTGATGTGAGTTTCACAACTCCAAACTTAAACTTTTCACCTCCAAAAATGAAAGGTGATGTCAATCCTCCAAACCTAAATGTGGGTGCTGATCTCAAAGGAGGTGCTACTTTGAGTACTCCAGCCTTGGATCTGAAAAATGCTGACCTTAACCTGAAAGCACCCAACCTAGACCTGTCTTCTCCAAATATTGCTGGGAATCTCTCTGCACCAAGCATAGGAGCTAAAATACCAAAAACGGAACTGAAAGCTCCTGATGTCACAGTGAAGGCTCCAAATGCAGACATTAGCCTACCCAAGGCAGACCTCCAAGGACCTGAGGCACATTTAAAGAAGCCAGAACTTGAAGTAGATGCTAGTCTTGGGGACTTTAAACTGCCTCATTTCAACCATCCAAATCTTGATCTTTCAATTCCCAAAGTCCATGCATCGGGTGATGCTAAACTGGAAACACCCAAGGTCAGTGTGGAAACTCCTATAGCAGATTCTAACATTTCTGATCCTGCAATTGAGTTGGGCGCACCAAAGTTCAATGGAGCCAAGGTGGACACAGAATTTCCAAATGTAGATGTCAATGTTGAAAAATCTAAACCCCCCCATTTTAGCTTTCCAAAATTAAGCTTGTTTGgttcaaaaacaaaatccccAGAAATGGATGCCAGTGCAGACCTtgaaaatgaagatgaagaccttgaaaatgaagatgaagacCCTGAAACTGAGGCTTCAGCTACTGAGACAGCGATTCCAATGTTCAAACTTCACAACTTGCCACGAAATACCCTGAGTTCCATTGGGGAAATGTTTCAAACTTCCCTATTAAAAGCTGACACAGAGGAAAAGGAATATGTTGTCAGCAAAGGGATCCGACTGCCAATAGTGAATGCAACAGCAAAACCTGGAGAAAAGATTAATGTCATGGAAATGTTGAAACTGTCAAAAGAAAAACGCAATGCCTCACAGACTGATGGGAAAACTGATGCTGATCTGAAGGTTACCGCCCCAGATCTTGATATCAATGCCTCAACAGACACAAAGGATACCCCTCTGGTGAGAGGAGGTACTTTTAAAGTAGACAAACCAGAATCTGGCCTGGGTCTGACGGCTCCAGAAATTTCGACATCAAAAAAGCTGGAGCTGAGCCTCTCAAACATGCTTGGTCTGAATGTCGGAGATTCAGATGAGAAATGATATGAGGCAtagtggtgcagaaaaaaatgagtcCTGTAACACTGTACATAAATGTAATTAGAGCAAGTCCACATATTTGTCCTAGTGAAGGTAGCTACAGATCATCTGCAGTGTCCAGATAGTGTAAAGATGGCAGAATGGGCAAACCGTTTTATTTTATAGGCTATGTGAATAATCCTGTTATTTATACAAGCTTCTTTTCTAAGCAAGTGTTGATTTTACTTATGAAACATCCAAACAGAAGAAATAAGCCGTCTCATTCCCTTAGTAGTATATTGcctttcttttaacattttaatgagTGAATTGTGAGAGTGAACATATTTGTAAATTTATTCTTCAATAAATCAGTTTAATTCTGACATCTTTGTGAGTGATtccttttatgaaaaaaagatgaatgacaACTTCATCCAAAGTTCAACAGATGAATATTAATAGATGGAAATGGAGGTATTTACTGCTAACTGTAAGCCACTAGCaaatttgttttgattaaaaCTCTAGCTTTAGCCCTACCCTGTTATGCTTTTGAGCATGAAAATCGAAAAAGTTGTAGAAATATATTAATCTGGGGACATCTGAATCGGTgtataatttgtttttcatcttaaaatcaaaagcaaaaagaaaaatgtatcattttaaatgaaattgaaaatgGAGCAAACGGATAATGGATGttgaaatgtatgttttaaggtttttgtctgaaacaggtcacccggaagtagtttgaaTGGATGTCCGAGCTGCAGGTGAAGGGAACAAAAGGATAAAACGTTAACTTAGACTATTATCTTGGAAGATTTTGCAGATGTGGTTACAAAGTTTTCAGAGCAGTACAACGCACCTGTAAATATCCACCACATTTTACACCAGTTTAGTTTAGAAAGTGTTCAGAAACGTTTGTGAGAGGATTCTGTATGAAGCAACAGCTGTGAACGAAAGGACAAGCAACCTAAAAAAGACGAGCAACCTGAGAACAGTCCCATCATCCACAGATGATTTATG encodes:
- the LOC101158048 gene encoding neuroblast differentiation-associated protein AHNAK isoform X2 — its product is MSGENKLFGVTVDGSGSGISAKGTADGNIAAKTGLQADNKIVAATINLTDLSEDEVENIMKVLKPYESNMKVLTKKDLGASADLDALGLGLKNSAGVLFDKDLSLDASAKAPTVSLDGLTGKLKGGTGGEINGPTFNGTLPKLGLKTPSGDGGASVTVPSADLKADLGSNISAPNVSVHTPKMNAPKAALNLNVPNLQTEPMNGKAPTFKMPKFDLPQFDPPEPDLDANLDLPTVSTNVKTPNLNMSAPKMDVKSPDLNLNGPKVEVKVPDVNVEAPNADIKTPGGKVNWPHLKWKNQKVKGADADINCDLSAPDVSLTGPKVNGELGAPDVDINLPKADLKGPDVDLQTPDLDINSPSAKINWPHLKWKKPKLHGSKPDLSMDADINAPNADVSVPKIEGKINTPDADINLPKAEFKGADLEVETPNVNAEAPSGKINWPHLKWKKPKLHNPKGSFDINEDLDAPELNLTAPKVEGAVNLPNAELNLPNAEVKTPDLDVNGPDLEVNAPSGKINWPHMKLKKPKVHGPKVDVDPNLTTPDVDLSAPKIEGEVNVPDVDVKLPKAEIGTPKVDLEAPSGKHKWFTFKKQKTGSLNSPTLDIDADVKVPDVDVQGPDVNLKAPDVNLSGPKLGGEVNVPDVDVKLPKAEIGTPKVDLEAPSGKHKWFTLKKQKTGSLNSPTLDIDADVKVPDVDVHRPDVNLKAPDINLSAPKVKGEVEAPNVKINMPNADIKSPDVDLKGLDANIEPPDAKIKSPKLKLPKFKSKKPKAPELNVDPIAPEISANVDLPKANINSPNVDLKAPDVSLSAPKIKADLNGPDVDIQAPEVETGKVKFPKIKFPKFGGSGPKVKGPEVDSNFAPPDLDLSLPDVTAKLPEASVTAPDIDAKVNLPRAEINPPKVDLKTPDVSLSAPKIKGDVNAPDVDIKLPKADLNGPDVDIQAPEVETGKVKFPKIKFPKFGGSGPKVKGPEVDANITPPDLDLSLADVTAKLPEASITAPDIDAKVDLPKADINAPKVDLRTPDVSLSAPKIKADLNGPDVDIQAPEVETGKVKFPKIKFPKFGGSGPKVKGPEVDANFAPPDLDLSLADVTAKLPEASVTAPNIDAKVDLPRADINAPKVDLKTPDVSLSAPKIKGEVNAPDVDIKLPKADLNGPDVEIQAPEADMGKIKFPKIKFPKFGGSDLSQPGVDAKLPQADITAPDVSFTTPNLNFSPPKMKGDVNPPNLNVGADLKGGATLSTPALDLKNADLNLKAPNLDLSSPNIAGNLSAPSIGAKIPKTELKAPDVTVKAPNADISLPKADLQGPEAHLKKPELEVDASLGDFKLPHFNHPNLDLSIPKVHASGDAKLETPKVSVETPIADSNISDPAIELGAPKFNGAKVDTEFPNVDVNVEKSKPPHFSFPKLSLFGSKTKSPEMDASADLENEDEDLENEDEDPETEASATETAIPMFKLHNLPRNTLSSIGEMFQTSLLKADTEEKEYVVSKGIRLPIVNATAKPGEKINVMEMLKLSKEKRNASQTDGKTDADLKVTAPDLDINASTDTKDTPLVRGGTFKVDKPESGLGLTAPEISTSKKLELSLSNMLGLNVGDSDEK
- the LOC101158048 gene encoding neuroblast differentiation-associated protein AHNAK isoform X3; its protein translation is MSGENKLFGVTVDGSGSGISAKGTADGNIAAKTGLQADNKIVAATINLTDLSEDEVENIMKVLKPYESNMKVLTKKDLGASADLDALGLGLKNSAGVLFDKDLSLDASAKAPTVSLDGLTGKLKGGTGGEINGPTFNGTLPKLGLKTPSGDGGASVTVPSADLKADLGSNISAPNVSVHTPKMNAPKAALNLNVPNLQTEPMNGKAPTFKMPKFDLPQFDPPEPDLDANLDLPTVSTNVKTPNLNMSAPKMDVKSPDLNLNGPKVEVKVPDVNVEAPNADIKTPGGKVNWPHLKWKNQKVKGADADINCDLSAPDVSLTGPKVNGELGAPDVDINLPKADLKGPDVDLQTPDLDINSPSAKINWPHLKWKKPKLHGSKPDLSMDADINAPNADVSVPKIEGKINTPDADINLPKAEFKGADLEVETPNVNAEAPSGKINWPHLKWKKPKLHNPKGSFDINEDLDAPELNLTAPKVEGAVNLPNAELNLPNAEVKTPDLDVNGPDLEVNAPSGKINWPHMKLKKPKVHGPKVDVDPNLTTPDVDLSAPKIEGEVNVPDVDVKLPKAEIGTPKVDLEAPSGKHKWFTFKKQKTGSLNSPTLDIDADVKVPDVDVQGPDVNLKAPDVNLSGPKLGGEVNVPDVDVKLPKAEIGTPKVDLEAPSGKHKWFTLKKQKTGSLNSPTLDIDADVKVPDVDVHRPDVNLKAPDINLSAPKVKGEVEAPNVKINMPNADIKSPDVDLKGLDANIEPPDAKIKSPKLKLPKFKSKKPKAPELNVDPIAPEISANVDLPKANINSPNVDLKAPDVSLSAPKIKGDVNAPDIDIKLPKADLNGPDVDIQAPEVETGKVKFPKIKFPKFGGSGPKVKGPEVDSNFAPPDLDLSLPDVTAKLPEASVTAPDIDAKVNLPRAEINPPKVDLKTPDVSLSAPKIKADLNGPDVDIQAPEVETGKVKFPKIKFPKFGGSGPKVKGPEVDANITPPDLDLSLADVTAKLPEASITAPDIDAKVDLPKADINAPKVDLRTPDVSLSAPKIKADLNGPDVDIQAPEVETGKVKFPKIKFPKFGGSGPKVKGPEVDANFAPPDLDLSLADVTAKLPEASVTAPNIDAKVDLPRADINAPKVDLKTPDVSLSAPKIKGEVNAPDVDIKLPKADLNGPDVEIQAPEADMGKIKFPKIKFPKFGGSDLSQPGVDAKLPQADITAPDVSFTTPNLNFSPPKMKGDVNPPNLNVGADLKGGATLSTPALDLKNADLNLKAPNLDLSSPNIAGNLSAPSIGAKIPKTELKAPDVTVKAPNADISLPKADLQGPEAHLKKPELEVDASLGDFKLPHFNHPNLDLSIPKVHASGDAKLETPKVSVETPIADSNISDPAIELGAPKFNGAKVDTEFPNVDVNVEKSKPPHFSFPKLSLFGSKTKSPEMDASADLENEDEDLENEDEDPETEASATETAIPMFKLHNLPRNTLSSIGEMFQTSLLKADTEEKEYVVSKGIRLPIVNATAKPGEKINVMEMLKLSKEKRNASQTDGKTDADLKVTAPDLDINASTDTKDTPLVRGGTFKVDKPESGLGLTAPEISTSKKLELSLSNMLGLNVGDSDEK
- the LOC101158048 gene encoding neuroblast differentiation-associated protein AHNAK isoform X1, which codes for MSGENKLFGVTVDGSGSGISAKGTADGNIAAKTGLQADNKIVAATINLTDLSEDEVENIMKVLKPYESNMKVLTKKDLGASADLDALGLGLKNSAGVLFDKDLSLDASAKAPTVSLDGLTGKLKGGTGGEINGPTFNGTLPKLGLKTPSGDGGASVTVPSADLKADLGSNISAPNVSVHTPKMNAPKAALNLNVPNLQTEPMNGKAPTFKMPKFDLPQFDPPEPDLDANLDLPTVSTNVKTPNLNMSAPKMDVKSPDLNLNGPKVEVKVPDVNVEAPNADIKTPGGKVNWPHLKWKNQKVKGADADINCDLSAPDVSLTGPKVNGELGAPDVDINLPKADLKGPDVDLQTPDLDINSPSAKINWPHLKWKKPKLHGSKPDLSMDADINAPNADVSVPKIEGKINTPDADINLPKAEFKGADLEVETPNVNAEAPSGKINWPHLKWKKPKLHNPKGSFDINEDLDAPELNLTAPKVEGAVNLPNAELNLPNAEVKTPDLDVNGPDLEVNAPSGKINWPHMKLKKPKVHGPKVDVDPNLTTPDVDLSAPKIEGEVNVPDVDVKLPKAEIGTPKVDLEAPSGKHKWFTFKKQKTGSLNSPTLDIDADVKVPDVDVQGPDVNLKAPDVNLSGPKLGGEVNVPDVDVKLPKAEIGTPKVDLEAPSGKHKWFTLKKQKTGSLNSPTLDIDADVKVPDVDVHRPDVNLKAPDINLSAPKVKGEVEAPNVKINMPNADIKSPDVDLKGLDANIEPPDAKIKSPKLKLPKFKSKKPKAPELNVDPIAPEISANVDLPKANINSPNVDLKAPDVSLSAPKIKGDVNAPDIDIKLPKADLNGPDVDIQAPEVETGKVKFPKIKFPKFGGSGPKVKGPEVDSNFAPPDLDLSLPDVTAKLPEASVTAPDIDAKVNLPRAEINPPKVDLKTPDVSLSAPKIKGDVNAPDVDIKLPKADLNGPDVDIQAPEVETGKVKFPKIKFPKFGGSGPKVKGPEVDANITPPDLDLSLADVTAKLPEASITAPDIDAKVDLPKADINAPKVDLRTPDVSLSAPKIKADLNGPDVDIQAPEVETGKVKFPKIKFPKFGGSGPKVKGPEVDANFAPPDLDLSLADVTAKLPEASVTAPNIDAKVDLPRADINAPKVDLKTPDVSLSAPKIKGEVNAPDVDIKLPKADLNGPDVEIQAPEADMGKIKFPKIKFPKFGGSDLSQPGVDAKLPQADITAPDVSFTTPNLNFSPPKMKGDVNPPNLNVGADLKGGATLSTPALDLKNADLNLKAPNLDLSSPNIAGNLSAPSIGAKIPKTELKAPDVTVKAPNADISLPKADLQGPEAHLKKPELEVDASLGDFKLPHFNHPNLDLSIPKVHASGDAKLETPKVSVETPIADSNISDPAIELGAPKFNGAKVDTEFPNVDVNVEKSKPPHFSFPKLSLFGSKTKSPEMDASADLENEDEDLENEDEDPETEASATETAIPMFKLHNLPRNTLSSIGEMFQTSLLKADTEEKEYVVSKGIRLPIVNATAKPGEKINVMEMLKLSKEKRNASQTDGKTDADLKVTAPDLDINASTDTKDTPLVRGGTFKVDKPESGLGLTAPEISTSKKLELSLSNMLGLNVGDSDEK